The Mesoterricola silvestris sequence GGCCAGGTCCAGGATGAGGTTCACGCGCACCCACACGGGGGAGGGGGTGGCGAAGGGGGCGCCGCCCAGGGTTCGGCTCCGGGCGGCCTCCCAGACGCTTTCCAGGAAGAGCGCGCCCAGCAGGGCCAGGTAGAGGCCCTCCGCCGCCGGCGCCGGCCCTTCCCCGGGCAGGGCCAGGTGCAGCACGGCCAGCCCGAAGGAGGCCGCCAGCCTGAAGGCCAGCGGAAGGAAGGGAGGGCCGGAATCCCGCGCGGCTTTGGGGGCCGTATCCTGGAGCGTCATGGGGTAAGGATGCCCGAATTCCCGAGAAATTTGTCTCAGGGAGCGCCTTTTTTGGCATGCTGGGACCATGTCCCACGCCGACCATGCCCACCCCCAGACCCCGTCGCTAAGGGCCGCAGGCATGCGCCAGACCCCCCAGCGGGAGGCCATCCTCAAGGTCCTGCAGGCCGCGGACCGCCCCCTGCGGGTGGAGGAGATCTGGGAGCGCCTGGAGAAGGGCCGCTCCGGGATCCCCACCGTGTACCGCAACCTGGAGCGCTTCGTGAACGAAGGCTGGGCCGAAAGCCTCATGGGCGCGGACCAGGTGATGCGCTTCGTGCTGTGCCGCTCCTCCAGCCACCACCACCACCTCTCCTGCGAAACCTGCGGCCGGATGGTGGAGGTGGACGCCTGCGGCATCGAGACCAGCCTCGCCGGCATGGAAAAGCTCAGCGGCTACCGCATAACTCGCCATCAGCTCAACCTTTTCGGAATCTGTCCCGCCTGCCGCCGAGCAAATGAGGGTTGACGTTCCCCCGGGACGTGGTAGTATTGAATTTCCACCGCGGGTGTAACTCAGTGGTAGAGTGCAACCTTGCCAAGGTTGAAGTCGAGGGTTCAAATCCCTTCACCCGCTCCAAAAAATCAGGGCCTCCTCGGAGGCCCTGATCGCATTGGGGTCAGATCCGCCCGGGGTTCCTGGGGGGCGGCGTGTATTCCCGCGGCAGCGGCCGGTGCCCGCCCAGATCGATGCACTGGGGGCAGACGCTGACGCGGTACGTGACGTGGTACTCCCTGCGCTCCCGCAT is a genomic window containing:
- a CDS encoding Fur family transcriptional regulator, encoding MRQTPQREAILKVLQAADRPLRVEEIWERLEKGRSGIPTVYRNLERFVNEGWAESLMGADQVMRFVLCRSSSHHHHLSCETCGRMVEVDACGIETSLAGMEKLSGYRITRHQLNLFGICPACRRANEG